The following proteins are encoded in a genomic region of Sulfurovum indicum:
- a CDS encoding malate dehydrogenase, with amino-acid sequence MAKGKKVTVIGTGNFGSTVAFILAMNGACHNIVLLGRNYDVAKGKALDMSQAANAARQHTIVKAAKGPEDMAASDVVIITAGVPRTPGMSRDDLLVKNAEIVKSYAKEIKEHAPDSIVVVVSNPLDVMTYVALKYTGFPRERVMGMAGILDAARMAHFIYEKLEYGAGQIRATVMGGHGDTMVPLPKFTTVAGVPIEDLLDSEEIGEIVRKTRNGGAEIVNLLGDGSAYYAPAKSTTVMVEAILKDTNQIHSCAILLENDYGYSGVVSGVPVMIGAGGAEKVINMTLKPLQQKRFKNSVASVQEMIDKLHELDFFAELREEKK; translated from the coding sequence ATGGCAAAAGGTAAAAAAGTCACAGTTATCGGTACAGGGAACTTTGGATCGACTGTTGCATTTATTCTGGCAATGAACGGTGCATGTCACAATATAGTACTTCTCGGAAGAAACTATGATGTGGCAAAAGGAAAAGCACTCGATATGTCACAAGCCGCCAATGCAGCGAGACAGCATACTATTGTAAAAGCGGCCAAAGGTCCGGAAGATATGGCCGCTTCTGATGTGGTTATCATCACTGCAGGTGTACCAAGAACACCTGGAATGAGCAGAGATGACCTTCTTGTAAAAAATGCAGAGATCGTCAAAAGCTATGCAAAAGAGATTAAGGAGCATGCACCGGACTCCATTGTCGTTGTTGTATCCAATCCCCTCGATGTAATGACATATGTAGCACTCAAATATACAGGCTTTCCAAGAGAAAGAGTAATGGGAATGGCAGGTATCCTGGATGCAGCACGTATGGCGCACTTTATCTATGAAAAGCTGGAATACGGGGCAGGTCAGATCCGTGCTACCGTCATGGGTGGACATGGTGATACGATGGTACCGCTTCCCAAGTTTACTACTGTAGCAGGTGTACCTATTGAGGATCTGCTTGACTCTGAAGAGATCGGTGAGATCGTACGGAAAACAAGAAACGGTGGTGCAGAGATCGTTAACCTTCTTGGAGACGGATCTGCATACTATGCACCTGCAAAATCAACGACAGTTATGGTTGAAGCAATTCTTAAAGATACCAATCAGATACACTCTTGTGCAATTCTACTTGAAAATGATTACGGTTATTCCGGTGTAGTTTCCGGTGTACCGGTCATGATTGGAGCAGGTGGTGCAGAAAAGGTGATCAATATGACACTTAAACCGTTACAGCAAAAGCGTTTCAAGAACTCTGTTGCATCCGTGCAGGAAATGATAGATAAGCTTCACGAATTGGATTTTTTTGCAGAACTTAGAGAAGAGAAGAAGTAA
- a CDS encoding NADP-dependent isocitrate dehydrogenase yields the protein MSKPKILWSKIDEAPALATYSLFPIVKAFASEAGVDVEQVDISLAGRVLAAMGLAEDELSKLGELVLKPEANIIKLPNISASIGQLKDCIAELQGQGYDIPDFPENPSNAEEEAIRAKYNVCLGSAVNPVLREGNSDRRAAAAVKKFAQKHPHRLKPFSENSKAYVAHMEGNGDFYANEKSVTMDKAQKVTIALNGKELATIDALDKEILDGTFMSVKALRSFIRKTIDEAKEKGVIWSIHLKATMMKISDPIMFGHALEVFFEDVFTKYADLFAELGVDARLGISDIEKKLAGHEKEAEVLAAFKAVVESDSPKIAMVDSDKGQTNFNASNDVIIDASMPVVVREGGKQWDRNGDALECVAVIPDSTYAMFHAEMVADCVKNGQFDVTTMGNVSNVGLMAQKAEEYGSHPTTFEMAEDGVVTVTAEDGTELMRFEVEKGDIWRMSRAKDIPIKDWVRLAVERAKLTGNPAVFWLDENRAHDAEMIKKVNEYLKEHDTTGLDIKIMDVTSATRYTNERVRAGKDTISVTGNVLRDHLTDMYPILELGTSAKMLSIVPLLAGGGLFETGAGGSAPKHVDQFLAEGHLRWDSLGEFLALAESLRMEYQKGGDDKIGVLTEALDKANEGYLDNDKAPSRKCGEPDNKASHYWVARYWAEALSTQTADAALAEKFTPVADALAKNEEKILEELLAAEGSPKDIGGYFHPDDAKAEAAMRPSATLNSIIDAI from the coding sequence ATGTCTAAACCAAAGATTCTATGGTCAAAAATTGACGAAGCACCGGCATTGGCGACTTACTCGCTTTTCCCTATTGTAAAAGCATTTGCTAGTGAGGCAGGTGTGGATGTTGAGCAGGTAGATATTTCTCTTGCAGGACGTGTGCTTGCTGCAATGGGTCTTGCTGAAGATGAGTTGTCCAAGCTTGGAGAATTGGTTCTTAAGCCAGAAGCCAACATCATCAAGCTTCCTAACATCTCTGCATCAATTGGTCAGCTTAAAGACTGTATCGCTGAGCTTCAGGGACAGGGATATGATATTCCTGATTTCCCTGAAAATCCTTCAAATGCCGAAGAAGAAGCGATCAGAGCAAAATACAATGTTTGTCTCGGTTCAGCAGTTAACCCTGTACTGAGAGAAGGTAACTCGGACAGAAGAGCAGCAGCAGCTGTTAAAAAGTTTGCACAGAAACACCCACACAGACTTAAGCCGTTCTCTGAGAACTCAAAAGCATATGTTGCTCATATGGAAGGTAACGGAGACTTTTATGCAAATGAGAAGTCTGTTACTATGGATAAAGCACAAAAAGTGACTATTGCACTTAACGGTAAAGAATTGGCGACGATCGATGCACTGGATAAAGAGATCCTTGATGGTACATTCATGTCTGTAAAGGCCCTTAGATCATTTATCCGAAAAACGATCGATGAGGCAAAAGAGAAGGGTGTGATCTGGTCAATTCACCTCAAAGCAACAATGATGAAGATCTCTGACCCTATTATGTTCGGTCATGCACTTGAAGTATTCTTCGAGGATGTCTTTACAAAGTATGCTGATCTTTTTGCCGAGCTGGGCGTTGATGCCAGACTGGGTATCTCAGACATTGAGAAAAAACTTGCTGGTCATGAAAAAGAGGCAGAAGTTTTGGCTGCATTTAAAGCTGTAGTAGAGAGTGACAGTCCAAAGATTGCTATGGTCGACTCAGACAAAGGTCAAACAAACTTTAATGCATCAAATGATGTGATTATTGATGCTTCTATGCCGGTAGTTGTAAGAGAAGGTGGTAAGCAGTGGGATAGAAATGGTGATGCACTAGAGTGTGTTGCAGTCATCCCGGACAGTACCTATGCTATGTTCCATGCTGAGATGGTAGCAGACTGTGTTAAAAACGGGCAGTTTGATGTCACAACCATGGGTAATGTATCGAATGTGGGTCTTATGGCTCAAAAAGCTGAAGAGTACGGTTCTCACCCGACAACATTTGAAATGGCTGAGGATGGTGTCGTAACAGTTACTGCTGAAGATGGTACCGAACTGATGAGATTCGAGGTTGAAAAAGGTGATATCTGGAGAATGTCCAGAGCGAAAGATATTCCGATCAAAGACTGGGTAAGACTTGCTGTTGAGAGAGCAAAACTTACTGGAAACCCTGCAGTGTTCTGGTTGGATGAGAACAGAGCACATGATGCTGAGATGATCAAAAAAGTAAATGAATATCTTAAAGAGCATGACACGACCGGTCTTGACATCAAGATCATGGATGTTACATCGGCTACAAGATATACAAACGAAAGAGTAAGAGCCGGTAAAGATACGATATCAGTTACTGGAAACGTTCTTAGAGACCACTTGACAGATATGTATCCGATCCTTGAGCTTGGGACATCTGCAAAGATGCTTTCTATTGTACCGCTTCTTGCAGGTGGTGGTCTTTTTGAAACAGGCGCAGGAGGTTCTGCACCGAAGCACGTAGATCAGTTCCTTGCAGAAGGTCACCTCAGATGGGATTCACTCGGTGAATTCCTTGCATTGGCTGAGTCTTTGAGAATGGAGTACCAAAAAGGTGGAGATGACAAGATCGGTGTATTGACAGAAGCACTTGATAAAGCGAATGAAGGTTATCTTGACAATGATAAAGCACCAAGCAGAAAGTGTGGAGAGCCTGATAATAAAGCATCTCACTACTGGGTAGCACGTTACTGGGCAGAAGCGCTGAGTACACAAACTGCTGATGCCGCGCTTGCTGAGAAGTTCACACCGGTAGCAGATGCATTGGCAAAGAATGAAGAGAAGATCCTGGAAGAGCTTCTTGCAGCTGAGGGAAGTCCGAAAGATATCGGTGGTTACTTCCATCCGGATGATGCAAAAGCAGAAGCGGCTATGAGACCGTCTGCTACACTTAACAGCATTATTGACGCTATCTGA
- a CDS encoding ZIP family metal transporter, producing the protein MEFLYNLPVIWQGTIAGIFIGLMTLAGVIPLLFFKHIDQKKQDLMLGMSGGIMLAATTFSLLLPALEESIKVFSLSPFWTVTIVSVSMMAGIGLIKIVSRYFNFENYIHTQTNISNDFANKVWIFIFAITLHNFPEGMAVGMGYGQEDTHKAVSLTIGIGLQDIPEGLAVGLALLSIGYSKKIAALGIAISGIVETFSALLGILTVSFISFILPIGLAFAAGAMFYVIIYEIIPDIQKHNNKDLAVNSLFAGFILMMYLDVILG; encoded by the coding sequence ATGGAGTTTTTATATAACTTACCTGTCATTTGGCAGGGAACAATTGCCGGTATCTTCATAGGACTAATGACTCTTGCAGGTGTTATTCCTCTGCTTTTCTTTAAACATATCGATCAGAAAAAACAGGACCTCATGCTTGGTATGAGCGGCGGGATCATGCTTGCTGCAACAACCTTCTCGCTACTTCTTCCTGCACTGGAAGAGAGTATAAAGGTATTTTCACTTTCACCATTCTGGACGGTTACAATTGTTTCTGTATCGATGATGGCTGGTATAGGACTCATCAAAATAGTCAGCAGGTATTTCAACTTTGAGAACTACATTCATACCCAAACGAACATTAGCAATGATTTTGCAAATAAAGTGTGGATCTTTATTTTTGCGATCACACTGCACAACTTCCCCGAGGGTATGGCGGTTGGAATGGGATACGGACAGGAGGATACCCATAAAGCAGTAAGTCTTACTATCGGTATAGGATTGCAGGATATTCCCGAAGGTTTGGCTGTAGGTTTGGCTCTTTTAAGTATCGGTTACAGCAAAAAAATCGCTGCACTTGGTATTGCCATATCAGGTATTGTTGAAACATTCTCAGCTCTTTTAGGCATATTAACTGTCAGTTTTATCAGCTTTATCTTACCCATAGGGCTGGCATTTGCTGCAGGGGCAATGTTCTATGTAATCATCTACGAGATCATACCGGATATTCAAAAACACAACAACAAAGATCTAGCCGTCAACTCTCTTTTTGCAGGCTTTATTCTGATGATGTATCTTGATGTGATCCTCGGGTAA
- the dnaE gene encoding DNA polymerase III subunit alpha has protein sequence MSQEPTKPKFTHLHLHTEYSLLDGANKIKALAKKIKELGMTSVAMTDHGNMFGTIDFYNTMRKEGIKPIIGMEAYVHNQSELGDKSVRQRFHLCLYAKNETGYKNLMYLSSQAYLNGFYYYPRINWELLKENSEGLICSSACLQGEVNWHLNLSERNLKFGAKGYEEAKRVALKYKEVFGDDFYLEIMRHGIGDQHRIDKQIIQLSLETGIKIIATNDTHYTNPEDADAHEAFMCIAMNKLYDDPNRLRHSVHEFYVKSPEEMAKLFADIPEALENTQEIADKCNLEIRLGNPTPPNFKFARERAADIGLTLPEPDKEYSLENDKALFIEESRRGLERRLKIVPKQKHQEYRDRLQVEIDIINNMKFPGYMLIVWDFVKAAKDMGIPVGPGRGSAAGSLVAYSLEITDIDPMPYGLLFERFLNPERVSMPDIDMDFCQARRQEILDYVVEKYGRVNVAQIITFGKLLAKGVIRDVARVLDMPYSKADAMAKLIPDELGIDLKSSYEKEPKIKELLERDPQAKRTWEYALALEGLNRNAGTHAAGVVISNEPLWQKTPLFKPTGLDTLATQYSGKYVEDVDLIKFDFLGLKTLTVIEEALQLVEKRHGKRINFVEENIEDPKVYEYISTGETLGLFQIESAGMQDLAKKLKPNGFEDIIAMLALYRPGPMESGMLDDFVDRKHGRAEITYDFPELEPILKPTYGVIVYQEQVMQIVQTIGGFSLGGADLVRRAMGKKIKEEMDKLKGEFAEGAAKKGFDKTKAENLFDLIVKFAGYGFNKSHSAAYAMITFYTSYLKYYYPTEFMAAILTLEKNNTDKVVKYVDELKRMGIKLLPPDINRSGLVFEATSIDGDEVVMFGMGAIKGAGDIAINSILEARGEAVFKDFSDFVSRIDSSKVNKKVIESLIKAGALDSFGYSRKAMLSQIEEIIETAKKAGEAKKMAVGSLFGEGEEMTSVRLELKEMDEFEPMEILEMEKESLGFYVSGHPLDKYRETLENINYTLSSEIDDLADGSQALFIGKIEEITEKISKKGNKFGIANIMDLHGNIELMLFENRLKELEEDFDITKPIAFKVKISKDGDFTRMNILKIESLKDAKKEKIKVKKEEKHTPEPEQPPLILALNLMPDAKTVEDLMCLVERYPGKRPLELRIKSKLADVIIESKYKVSEMILEEAKALGIYKEEPLIVES, from the coding sequence ATGTCCCAAGAACCAACAAAACCGAAATTCACGCACCTGCATCTGCACACAGAGTATTCTCTCCTTGATGGTGCCAACAAGATTAAAGCATTGGCAAAGAAGATTAAAGAGCTTGGTATGACCTCGGTAGCGATGACTGACCACGGCAATATGTTCGGAACAATCGACTTCTACAATACGATGAGAAAAGAGGGGATCAAGCCCATAATCGGTATGGAAGCGTATGTCCATAACCAGTCTGAACTTGGGGACAAATCGGTACGTCAGCGGTTTCATCTCTGTCTGTATGCAAAAAATGAGACCGGGTACAAAAACCTGATGTATCTGAGTTCTCAAGCGTATCTGAACGGTTTTTACTATTATCCAAGGATCAATTGGGAACTTCTTAAAGAGAACAGTGAAGGGCTCATCTGTTCATCTGCCTGTCTGCAGGGCGAGGTTAACTGGCACTTGAATCTTTCGGAGCGTAACCTGAAATTCGGTGCCAAAGGGTATGAAGAGGCTAAGCGGGTGGCATTGAAGTATAAAGAAGTATTCGGTGATGATTTTTACCTGGAAATTATGCGGCACGGCATCGGTGATCAGCACCGCATTGATAAGCAGATCATTCAGCTTTCACTGGAAACAGGTATCAAGATCATTGCAACCAATGATACCCACTATACCAATCCTGAAGATGCCGATGCACATGAAGCCTTTATGTGTATCGCGATGAACAAACTCTATGATGACCCTAACCGACTCCGTCACTCAGTACATGAGTTCTATGTCAAGTCACCTGAGGAGATGGCAAAACTTTTTGCAGATATTCCGGAAGCTTTGGAAAATACACAGGAGATCGCTGATAAGTGTAATCTTGAGATCAGGCTGGGGAATCCGACACCGCCGAATTTCAAGTTTGCAAGGGAACGTGCGGCGGATATTGGGCTGACGCTGCCCGAACCGGATAAAGAGTATTCGCTGGAGAACGATAAAGCCCTTTTCATAGAAGAGTCCAGACGAGGGCTTGAGCGCCGTTTGAAGATCGTACCCAAGCAGAAGCATCAGGAGTACAGAGACCGTCTGCAGGTTGAAATAGATATTATCAATAATATGAAGTTCCCCGGCTATATGCTCATCGTCTGGGACTTTGTCAAAGCGGCAAAAGATATGGGTATACCGGTAGGCCCCGGACGTGGGTCGGCAGCAGGATCACTGGTAGCCTACTCATTGGAGATCACAGATATTGACCCAATGCCTTACGGTCTGCTTTTCGAGCGTTTCCTTAACCCTGAACGTGTATCGATGCCCGATATCGATATGGACTTCTGTCAAGCGCGTCGTCAGGAGATATTGGACTATGTAGTCGAAAAATACGGTCGTGTGAACGTAGCACAGATCATTACCTTCGGTAAGCTGCTTGCCAAAGGGGTCATTCGTGATGTTGCCAGAGTACTGGATATGCCGTACTCCAAAGCCGATGCGATGGCGAAGCTCATTCCTGATGAACTGGGGATCGACCTCAAAAGTTCGTATGAGAAAGAGCCTAAGATCAAAGAGCTGCTTGAGCGTGATCCGCAGGCAAAACGTACTTGGGAATATGCTTTGGCACTGGAAGGGTTGAACCGGAATGCCGGAACCCATGCGGCGGGTGTGGTCATCTCGAATGAACCGCTTTGGCAGAAGACTCCGCTCTTCAAACCGACAGGGCTGGATACGCTTGCGACACAGTACAGCGGGAAGTATGTAGAAGATGTCGACCTGATCAAGTTCGACTTCCTTGGACTCAAGACACTCACGGTCATTGAGGAGGCACTCCAGCTGGTCGAGAAGCGTCACGGTAAGCGTATTAACTTTGTCGAAGAAAACATTGAAGATCCGAAAGTCTATGAGTATATTAGTACAGGTGAGACACTTGGGCTCTTCCAGATCGAATCGGCAGGAATGCAGGATCTTGCCAAGAAGCTTAAGCCGAACGGTTTTGAAGATATCATCGCGATGCTTGCACTCTACCGTCCCGGACCGATGGAGTCTGGGATGCTTGATGACTTCGTTGACAGAAAGCATGGTCGTGCGGAGATCACTTATGACTTCCCGGAGCTTGAGCCGATCCTCAAACCGACCTACGGGGTCATCGTCTATCAGGAACAGGTCATGCAGATCGTACAGACCATCGGTGGCTTCTCCCTTGGCGGAGCGGATTTGGTGCGTCGTGCGATGGGTAAGAAGATTAAAGAGGAGATGGATAAACTCAAAGGGGAGTTTGCCGAGGGGGCTGCGAAGAAAGGTTTTGACAAGACCAAAGCGGAGAACCTCTTCGACCTGATCGTCAAGTTTGCCGGATACGGGTTCAACAAATCCCACTCTGCTGCCTATGCGATGATTACCTTCTACACCTCCTATCTGAAGTACTACTACCCTACGGAGTTCATGGCAGCGATTTTGACATTGGAGAAGAACAATACCGACAAGGTCGTCAAGTATGTTGATGAGCTTAAACGTATGGGCATTAAGCTTCTGCCGCCGGATATCAACAGGTCAGGTCTGGTATTTGAAGCGACCAGTATTGACGGTGATGAGGTTGTCATGTTCGGTATGGGTGCGATCAAGGGAGCAGGGGATATTGCTATAAATTCCATTCTTGAAGCCAGAGGCGAAGCGGTATTCAAGGACTTTTCAGACTTTGTCTCCCGTATTGATTCCAGTAAAGTGAACAAAAAAGTGATCGAGTCACTTATTAAAGCAGGGGCACTTGACAGTTTCGGATACAGCCGTAAAGCGATGCTTTCACAGATTGAGGAGATCATTGAGACAGCCAAAAAGGCGGGTGAAGCCAAAAAAATGGCAGTAGGCTCCCTCTTTGGAGAAGGAGAGGAGATGACGTCTGTCAGGCTGGAGCTTAAAGAGATGGATGAGTTCGAGCCGATGGAGATCCTTGAGATGGAAAAGGAGTCACTGGGATTCTATGTCTCCGGCCATCCGCTTGACAAATACCGTGAAACGCTTGAGAACATCAACTATACCCTCAGTTCCGAGATAGATGATCTGGCAGACGGTTCACAGGCACTTTTCATCGGTAAGATTGAAGAGATTACGGAAAAGATCTCCAAGAAAGGAAACAAGTTCGGTATAGCCAATATTATGGACCTGCACGGGAACATCGAGCTGATGCTCTTTGAGAACCGTCTCAAGGAACTTGAAGAGGATTTTGACATTACCAAACCGATCGCATTTAAGGTGAAGATCAGTAAAGATGGGGATTTTACCCGGATGAATATTCTCAAGATCGAGTCACTCAAAGATGCCAAGAAAGAGAAGATAAAAGTTAAAAAAGAGGAGAAGCATACCCCGGAACCTGAACAGCCACCGCTTATTTTGGCACTTAATCTGATGCCTGATGCAAAAACGGTAGAGGACCTGATGTGTCTGGTTGAACGCTATCCCGGTAAACGGCCATTGGAGCTTCGTATTAAATCCAAACTGGCTGATGTGATTATAGAGAGTAAATATAAAGTGAGTGAAATGATCCTTGAAGAGGCAAAAGCGCTTGGTATTTATAAAGAAGAACCGCTTATTGTGGAGAGCTGA
- a CDS encoding DJ-1 family glyoxalase III has translation MASVLLPLAKGFEELEAVALIDVMRRGGIEVRTAYLEDELQGNLVLGANGITVQADTSIKNIISDDFDMMVLPGGWGGTYALAENARVQELLKEFKEKKVVGAMCAAPYALKKAGVLGEKYTAYPGAVEEIDHPGYVSDQKVVEDGNVMTSQGPGTAVCFGLAIVKRLVGEETAQQIKEGMLLGYC, from the coding sequence ATGGCAAGTGTACTGTTACCATTGGCAAAAGGATTTGAAGAGCTTGAAGCGGTGGCGCTCATTGATGTGATGCGTAGAGGCGGTATAGAGGTAAGAACAGCCTACCTGGAAGATGAACTGCAGGGTAATCTGGTACTGGGTGCCAACGGTATTACCGTACAGGCAGATACCTCCATCAAAAATATTATCAGTGATGATTTTGATATGATGGTGCTTCCCGGCGGCTGGGGAGGAACCTATGCACTGGCGGAGAATGCGAGAGTACAGGAGCTGCTTAAAGAGTTCAAGGAGAAAAAAGTGGTCGGTGCTATGTGTGCAGCGCCGTATGCTCTGAAAAAAGCCGGAGTACTGGGTGAGAAGTATACGGCATATCCGGGAGCAGTCGAAGAGATTGACCATCCGGGGTATGTATCGGACCAGAAAGTAGTCGAAGATGGTAATGTGATGACTTCTCAAGGACCAGGAACGGCGGTCTGTTTCGGACTGGCGATCGTAAAACGTCTGGTAGGAGAAGAGACGGCACAGCAGATCAAAGAGGGTATGCTGCTTGGCTACTGTTAA
- a CDS encoding NAD(P)-binding domain-containing protein encodes MEKIYDLIIIGGGPGGIGSAVEAKVLGLGEVLLIEKTENHSHTIRKFYKDQKRVDKDWQGQTVVLEGNVDFFDGTKESTLDYFDALLDDEKIDTRFNCAVEKVEKHENLFYVSSGCGIDKAKNVIISIGRMGKPNKPSYKIPPSLKTKINFNLERCGSGEKVLIVGGGDSAVEYACELSSCNEVTLNYRREILSRPNPTNQNMIREYSDKNAVTLKLGVDIAGLENEHGKVKVNFTDGTELYDRVIYAIGGTTPKDFLKSCGITLDERGEPIFDENYESEVKGLYIAGDIAFKSGGSIAIALNHGFRIVNHILNKEK; translated from the coding sequence ATGGAAAAGATCTACGACCTGATCATCATTGGAGGTGGTCCGGGTGGCATTGGCTCTGCTGTTGAGGCGAAGGTACTCGGTCTTGGAGAAGTGCTGTTGATCGAGAAGACAGAGAATCACTCCCATACAATACGAAAATTCTACAAAGATCAGAAACGTGTTGACAAAGATTGGCAGGGACAGACAGTGGTGCTTGAAGGGAATGTAGATTTTTTTGACGGAACCAAAGAGAGTACACTGGACTATTTTGATGCATTACTGGATGATGAGAAGATCGATACGCGTTTTAACTGTGCAGTGGAAAAAGTGGAAAAACATGAGAATCTTTTTTATGTCTCTTCAGGATGCGGTATTGACAAAGCCAAAAATGTGATCATCAGTATCGGGCGTATGGGAAAACCAAACAAGCCTTCCTACAAGATACCTCCTTCTCTAAAAACAAAGATCAACTTCAATCTTGAGCGTTGCGGCAGTGGAGAAAAGGTACTGATTGTCGGTGGTGGGGACAGTGCAGTAGAGTATGCCTGTGAATTGAGCTCCTGCAATGAAGTGACTTTAAATTACAGAAGAGAGATACTTTCACGTCCAAATCCAACCAACCAGAATATGATCAGGGAATACAGTGATAAAAATGCAGTCACTCTCAAACTTGGTGTGGATATAGCAGGTCTGGAGAATGAACATGGAAAAGTCAAAGTCAATTTCACCGATGGTACGGAACTTTATGACCGTGTGATCTATGCTATAGGAGGGACGACACCTAAAGATTTTTTAAAGAGTTGTGGTATAACATTGGATGAGCGTGGTGAGCCGATCTTTGATGAGAACTATGAGAGTGAAGTCAAGGGGTTGTATATTGCCGGAGATATTGCATTTAAAAGCGGCGGTTCCATTGCGATCGCGCTTAACCACGGATTTAGGATAGTAAATCATATATTAAACAAGGAGAAGTAG
- the efp gene encoding elongation factor P, producing MATIGMGDIKKGVRLEIDGNPYKVTEFQHVKPGKGAAFVRIKIKNLKSGKVIEKTVHAGDKFEVPELEQKTMQYLYDDGEFLQFMDTTTFEQIGLTHDQVGKETFDFMVDGMEAEILFHNGQAISVEIPNTYVYEVVETPPNFKGDSQGGKKPATLNSGAVIQIPFHVLEGEKIKVNTVEGEYLEKAK from the coding sequence ATGGCGACAATCGGCATGGGTGATATTAAAAAGGGTGTAAGACTCGAGATCGATGGTAACCCGTATAAAGTAACAGAGTTCCAACACGTTAAACCAGGTAAAGGTGCAGCATTCGTCCGTATTAAGATCAAGAATCTTAAATCAGGTAAAGTTATTGAGAAGACGGTACATGCTGGAGACAAGTTTGAAGTACCTGAACTTGAGCAGAAGACAATGCAGTATCTTTATGATGATGGTGAATTTCTTCAGTTCATGGATACAACGACATTCGAACAGATCGGTCTGACACATGATCAGGTAGGAAAAGAGACTTTTGACTTCATGGTAGACGGTATGGAAGCGGAAATTCTTTTCCATAATGGTCAGGCTATCTCGGTAGAGATTCCAAATACGTATGTATATGAAGTAGTAGAGACACCACCAAACTTTAAAGGTGACTCACAAGGTGGCAAAAAACCGGCAACACTCAACAGTGGTGCCGTGATTCAGATCCCTTTCCATGTACTCGAGGGTGAAAAGATTAAAGTCAATACCGTTGAGGGTGAGTATCTGGAAAAAGCGAAGTAG